The genome window GTTCGTCTACGACACCCGCACCGGCCATCGGGATCGCCTCGGGCACATCGAGGGCGACGACCCGACGATCTCCACGGACGGCCGGTACGTGGCGTTCTCCTCCGAGGTCCGCGACCTGGTGCCCGGCGACACCAACCGCAAGGCCGACTGCTTCGTGTTCGACCGGCGCACCCGCACCACCACCCGGGTCAGCGTGGGCGGCACCACGTCCGTGGGCAACGGCTGGTTCCGCGGCCGCCGGCAGGGCACCTCCGAAAGCACCGGCGCGGTGATCAGTGCGGACGGCCGCTACGTGGCATTCGTGTCCTCCGCGCGCAATCTCGTGCCCAAGGACGGCAACGCCCAGGACGACGTGTTTCTCCGGGACCTGCGCACCGGGACCACCCGGTTGATCAGCGTGGGGTTGCACGGCCGGGGCGCGAACGGGGTATCCGGGGCGCCGTCATTGTCCGCCGACGGGCAGACCGTGGTGTTTCTGTCCCGGGCCTCGAACCTGATCCCGCACGACACAGGCTTCGACTACGACGTGTTCCGGATGGACCTGACCACCGGCGCGATCAGCCGGGTGAACGTCACCCCCACCGGGGCCAGGGCCAACGGCGCGACCAGTTCCTTTCCGATGGTCAGCGGCGACGGCCGGATGGTGACCTTCGGGTCGCGCGCCTCGAACCTGGTCCGTGGCGACACCAACGACCACGATGACGTGTTCGTGCGCGGGAATTATCCGGCTCGCGCTGTGCGCGCGTGAACCCGGTCCACCACCCGGGTCAGCACATCCGGGTCGGTACCCGGCAACACCCCGTGGCCGAGGTTGAACACGTGGCCCGGCAAACCTGACGCGTCCTGGAGGATCGCGTCGGTGGCCGCGGCCACCGCATCCCACCCGGCCAGCAGCACGGCCGGGTCGAGGTTCCCCTGCACCGCGCGGTCGGGACCGATGCGCTGCGCGGCCACGGACAGCGGTGTGCGCCAGTCCACCCCGACCACGTCCGCGCCCACCGCCCCCATCTGGTGCAGCAACTCCCCGGTACCCACGCCGAAGTGGATCCGGGGCACGCCCAGGTCCGCGGTCTGCGCGAACACCCGGCGGCTGGCCGGCGCGACCGCGCGCGCGTAGTCGGCCGCGGACAGCGCACCCGCCCAGGAGTCGAACACCTGCAGGGCGCTCGCCCCGGCTTCGGCCTGCACCCGCAGGAACGTGGCGGTGATCGTGGCCAGGCGGTCCACCAGCGCGGCCCACAGGTCGGGGGCGCCGAACATCATCGCCTTGGTGCGCTCGTGGTGGCGGGACGGCCCGCCCTCGACCAGGTAGGAGGCGAGGGTGAACGGCGCACCGGCGAAGCCGATCAGCGGGATGCCACCCAGTTCGCCCACCAGTGCGCGGACGGCAGCGCTGATGAAGTCGACCGCGCCCTCCTCCAGCGGGACCAACCGGTCCAGGTCGGCGGCCTCCCGGATCGGCTTGGAGATCACCGGTCCGACGCCGGGCACGATGTCCAACTCGATGCCCACCGCGCGCAGCGGGACGACGATGTCGGAGAACAGGATCGCCGCGTCCACCCCGTAGCGGCGGACCGGCTGCAGGGTGATCTCGGTGACCAGGCCGGGGTCGGAGCAGGCGGCGAGCATGGCCACCTCGGTGCGCAGCGCCCGATACTCGGGCAGCGCCCGGCCGGCCTGGCGCATGAACCAGACCGGGGTGTACGGCACGGGCCGGCGACGGCAGGCGCGGAGAAACACCGATTCCCGAGGGTCGCCCGCCGGGGCGGTCCAGGAGGTGGCGGCGGCGGGTCGGGACACGCTGCAGATGGTGCCATGCGACACGCCGCCCTCGGTCCGCGGATTTGTCGGAGGCGCGTGGCACCGTCGTGGCGTCGGGTGAAATCCGCCGCCCGCAACCGGAGGGTAGGTCCAGTGCCTGCGTCGCATCCCGAGACGGTTCGTCACTGCGACGACTGCGCTGCCCCGCGGCCGTTCGTCGCCGTGTGCCTGGACGGGCACGAGGACTGCCTCGATGTGGTCTGCACCGAGTGTGGCGCCGGCTACGTCCTCGTCCCGCTGCTGATCCCGGCGCCCGCGCCCGACGCGCTGCGCCACGTGGCCTAGGCGCCGCACCGTCGCCGGCTCCGACGGGGACCGCTCCGCGCACGCACCGGCCACCCCGTTTCCGACCACTCCGCAGGAGTTGCCCGCGGAGTTCGCCGCCGCGGCCGCCGCGCTGCGCGCGGTGACCACCCGTCCCGAGGTGCGGTTGGCCGAGGCCCCCGCCCCGGCCCGGCTGGCGCCCTACGGCGCCGCGCTCACCGCCACGGTCAGCGAAGGGGAGGATGAGCTGGCCCACGGCCGACTGATCCTGCTCTACGACCCGGACGGGCACGAGGCCTGGGACGGCTGCGCCCGGCTGGTCACCTATATCCGCACCGAACTGGAGGCCGAGTTGGTCTCCGACCCGCTGCTGCACGACGTCGCCTGGCACTGGTTGGAGGAGGCGCTGACCGCGCACGGTGTCGAGATGGCCGCGGCCAGCGGCACGGTGACCCGGGTGCAGTCGCACGCCTATGGCGAGTTGGCCGCCGATGCCGAGGACGAACCGGCCGGTGAGCTGGAGATCCGCGCGTCCTGGAGTCCGGGCGAGGACGTGCGTGCGCACGTCGAGGCCTGGGTGGATGTGCTGTGCACCGCGGCAGGGCTGCCGCCGGTAGTGCCGGGCGTGTTGAGCCTGCCCGCCCGCCGGGGTCGTTGACCCCAATCTTTACGTTTACCCCCCATCGCCGGGTGCGGTAGGTAAAGTCTCGCGCTGTGCTCACCCAACGGGGTGAGGGCGCTACAGACCGTAAATCTTCCTGTCTGTCTGCTGAGTCATCGCGGGTGATGTGCCCGGTATGCGGTCCCCCACCGGAAGTTATCCGGATTTACCCGAATTTACCGTCACGGGATCCATGGGTCCCAGGGGGCGATTTTCGGGGAGTTTGGTAAAGAAATGCCATTGATTGCTCAAGGACATCCCTAAGGGAGCCGATGGGCAGCTAAAGGCACACTTACTGAGCATTGGGAGATTCCCGTGGCGTTGATCCAGCAGTCCCGCGGTCGCATTCCGCAGCAGCTGCCCGCTCCCCGGGTACCTCGCCAAGGCACCGGCCCGGGCACCCTCCCCACCGAGGTTGCCACCTCGTTTACCGCGATGGTCGTCGCTGCCGACCCGTACCGCCGCGCGATGAGCGTGCGCCGACTGCGCTCGCTGGGCGCCCGCGACGTCGCCGAGGCCGGCACCGTGCTCCAGGCCCGCGCCTGGGCCCGCACCGCCGGCCTGCGCGAGGTGTGCCTTTCCGACGCATTGCTGCCGGACGGTTCGGGCATCATGCTGCTCGCCGAATTGCAGCGGGCCGGTTGGGCCGGCTGCGCAGTGGTCCCGCAGAACGACGGCGCCCGGGCCACCCATGCCGCACTCGCCGCGCGCATCCGCAGCTGTGTGCTGGCCGGTCGCTCCTGCGGCACCGCACCGGGCAACGACTCCGAGGCCTCCCGCGCCGCCGCCCGCCTCGGGCTGTCCGACCGCGAGGTCGAGGTGCTGCGCCACGTGGCCGAGGGTCGGGCCAACCGCGACGTCGGCGAGGCCATGGGCCTGTCCGCACTCACCATCAAGAGCCACCTGGCCCGCATCGCCCGCAAGTTGGGCACCGGCGACCGCGCCGGCATGGTCGCGACCGCGATGCGCGCCCGCGCCATCGACTGACCACTCGATCCACCCCGAGGTCCCCCGTGCCGCCCCCCGGCCCGGGGGACCTC of Sporichthyaceae bacterium contains these proteins:
- the hemE gene encoding uroporphyrinogen decarboxylase, coding for MSRPAAATSWTAPAGDPRESVFLRACRRRPVPYTPVWFMRQAGRALPEYRALRTEVAMLAACSDPGLVTEITLQPVRRYGVDAAILFSDIVVPLRAVGIELDIVPGVGPVISKPIREAADLDRLVPLEEGAVDFISAAVRALVGELGGIPLIGFAGAPFTLASYLVEGGPSRHHERTKAMMFGAPDLWAALVDRLATITATFLRVQAEAGASALQVFDSWAGALSAADYARAVAPASRRVFAQTADLGVPRIHFGVGTGELLHQMGAVGADVVGVDWRTPLSVAAQRIGPDRAVQGNLDPAVLLAGWDAVAAATDAILQDASGLPGHVFNLGHGVLPGTDPDVLTRVVDRVHARTARAG
- a CDS encoding DUF3000 domain-containing protein, translated to MPAEFAAAAAALRAVTTRPEVRLAEAPAPARLAPYGAALTATVSEGEDELAHGRLILLYDPDGHEAWDGCARLVTYIRTELEAELVSDPLLHDVAWHWLEEALTAHGVEMAAASGTVTRVQSHAYGELAADAEDEPAGELEIRASWSPGEDVRAHVEAWVDVLCTAAGLPPVVPGVLSLPARRGR
- a CDS encoding LuxR C-terminal-related transcriptional regulator, whose product is MALIQQSRGRIPQQLPAPRVPRQGTGPGTLPTEVATSFTAMVVAADPYRRAMSVRRLRSLGARDVAEAGTVLQARAWARTAGLREVCLSDALLPDGSGIMLLAELQRAGWAGCAVVPQNDGARATHAALAARIRSCVLAGRSCGTAPGNDSEASRAAARLGLSDREVEVLRHVAEGRANRDVGEAMGLSALTIKSHLARIARKLGTGDRAGMVATAMRARAID